The Crassostrea angulata isolate pt1a10 chromosome 1, ASM2561291v2, whole genome shotgun sequence nucleotide sequence CTACCAGCCAACCACAGTCCCTCTCTTGAAACTCGTTGCCATACCAACATGGTTGTCGATCTTCAGTCACAAAGTCCATGTAATGTGCCGTCCGATCCTTCTGTGCATTCATCTCCTCATGACTTCAAGTCCATGCCACGAGAAAGTGGCAGATCACCATCTCCCCATGAGTACAAACTTCTTCCACCGGAAGGGGCCATCACCCCCAGTCCGGAAAATCCTCCCACCATAGACTACTCCGACATGCCAAAGGAGAGTTCTTACACTGGGCAATCCAGTCCACATTCCAGCCCACCCAACCTTAGCCCAGAAACTATGGGCAGTGAAACTCCTGAGCCTGAATGCAGTCCAGGTGCGTCGCCAAGTCAGTCATCTGACAGGCATAGATCCAGAAGAAAGCCAACTCTGGAGGACATAGTCAGGCGCATAGGACAGAACTGTGAGGACAGCAACTCAGAGGAAGAGGAGGAAGAGGAGGAGCCTCAAAATGACCTCATGATTGACATGAGGAGTGCTGAAGAGAGAGAGGAAATGATGAGAGAAAATGGTGAGGATGAGGTGGATGGAGCTCCTCCAAGAGAATCGGTCATTGCTACCTTAAGAGAGCAAAATCTGACCAACAGTGTGAACCTGTCCGAGAAAAGTGACATTTTAAACAAGATGGTTTCTGAAGAGGAGGAATCCATGCTCTCTGAGACCAGTGAGAGAGAAATCTCCAAATGCACACCGTTACCTAAGGAGAAATCCAGCGAGGACTTTAATATagctaaaaaaatcaaagagatGTCAGACCTGGCAGACTCCTTCACCTCCAAGTCTTCAGAGCTTCCAGGAACCCCAAAGTTAAATGGAGGATGGTTTCCTGGGCCATATCCAGCAAGTTTTCCAATTTTTCCATTCCAGCCAAACATGGAGCATCACTTAGCCCCCAACCTGTTTTCCCTCATGGACGGGAAGTTCCCCTCCCCACAGGAAGTGGAGAAGGACTACCTGAAATGTCAGTACTGTGAGAGAACGTTTCGCCGACAGAAGAACCTGGAAAATCACATAGAGAACACTCATCAAGGGAAGACGCAAACCCGACGCAAGACGGAGAACGGCAGCAACGAGATGTACTTCAAGTGCACCCACTGTCCCTATACCACAAAACACCAAAGCAATCTCTATGTGCATCTTCGGATTCATACAGGTATGTGCAAAAACTTTGCACAAGTCATAAATTAGAGATTGAAATTACGttgtttttgcatattttaatttgataacgTGAGACTCTtgtcatgtttttttaaagcaaaaaatatttgtttagaatttaGGACTTTCAGgtatatcattttattattcagaaaaagagtaaaatggttatttgataatttgtttttggCATATTGAATAGGGTGTCCTTTTTTTTCCCATGTAAAGTGAACTGATGCCAGTCATTGATATGGTTTTCCTGTCTTACCTGCAAACCTATTGAATAGATTGCAAAATAATTGGTCATTAAGTGGTTTGCAAATCCTAAGGAAAGAGAAACTTAATGTATTATGGAGATCCCTTAGCTTTCGATAAGGAAAATCAGGTGTTGTGGTCCAatctatttctttctttttggtaggtcaattcgtttcttttttgtaaatgaatGTACTCAACTTTGATAATTTGATATGGAACTTATCTTTCATGGTGTGattgtgcatacatgtatgaaattcGTTTCTTCTGGATGTTTACATCATTATCTTGTACATTTAATTGAAATCAGTTTATTTCCgtgttaaatgaaaattgatacAATTGTTAGATAAACTGagactttttaaagtttaatatgagataaaacatcaaaatccTCCCCTGCATTATCTCAActtgatttttagaaaaaaaacaccttCAAGATAGACCCTGATTATAACTGTGACCTTAGTGGAAgtatttcaaaactttaaagaCATTCATACTTATGCAACATATCAATTTTAACAAAGATTTTTGATTATTCCTTTTCCTTATTCTTCCTTTTAAGGAGGAAGTTTTGGCTCCAAAGGTAAATTTTCTGCAAGTGTTTTTGTGTAAACTATCTACGTCTTAatttttctgtctttttttCAAAGTCATGGAATATCTTTAAGTGTCAAGAGTACCTAATAAGGAAGTTGGACTGGATTTTCTTGCACGTTTAAATGAATTCATCAAGATTTATATTTGGTCACTAAGTACATTGCTATGAAATTCTAAAGAATTCATTGAAATTGTATGCGTAGAAAATACATAGAAATTATTCATCCCCCTTCCCCCTTCTTCCCAATGATGCAATTCTAAAATAATCAAAGATTGTTTGACCTTGTACTGGTCTAAAAGTTATTGTTAGGATCAACTTTTCCCCAGGTTTCTTTAAATCTTAAACTTCCTGTTTGATACATTGAATGatgcatggattttttttttcatgatgtgaattgccaatttaatttcagtatTAATCTGTTCATGAAGTATAGTTTTTGAGgcgtttttttttgtttgttttacttttagggGAGAGACCTTATATATGTGGTGCCTGTGGAGTCCAGTACAGCCAAAGCCACAGCCTCAAGAGCCACATCATCAACAAACATGATGGCATCATGTCCTACTATATCAAGGAGAAGAGGAATAGATCCCCGCGGGGGATGGGCTACCTACAGCATGTGGTGCCTGACGTCTTCAACTCCTCCAGTGCACCCACCATGGTCCCACCACCAAGTCTCAGTCAGAGTCAAGGTCACCTTCCACCGAGCTCCACCCCACTCCAGATCCACCCCTCTCTTCTGATGCCCCAAGGCCCCATGCTTCCACCACAGCCAATGCTGTCTCCTAAGGGCATGCCACAACTGTCTCCCCAAATGAACAAGTCACCTCATTTATCTCCAATGTCCAAACAACATCAGCaacagcagcagcagcagcaacaCCCGTTCTGCCTGTCTCCACAGACGCCCCATCGCCCTCATTTCCAGCACATGAAATCTAGTCCCAGTCATTTCATCAATGGTCATACATCACCCATCTTCAATCAtaacaacaatattttaaacaaggCTCAGATGCTAGAGCAACATCAGCCCTTGTCCTTGGTTTCTCACCACAAGAACCAACAGACGCCTTTAAAAGAAATCAGCAACAACAATGGAAACATGCAGAGGGAGGGAGAAAATGGTGCTATCGATCTGAGCAAGAAGCCAAACAACAATGCAAGAGAGCCTTTGGAGATGACCAAAAATGAAGCTGACCAATTGCTGAAAGTCATGGTGAATGGTGGTTCCTGTGAGAATTGTAACCACGAGACCAAACTGAGGCTCCTGCGGCAAAACGTGGTTCGCATGCTTAGTATACTGGTCCCCAACCTAAACTTTGAAGAGAAGGGAATCAGCGCAGAAGGAGACTCGGTGGACGAGTTGCTGCATGACGTGATTGAAAGCAACATGCAAGAGGATGAAATGGTTGAATAAATCCTAAAACCCATAATCCAGTGAACCATGCaccaaaacaaagaaaagaaaaaatggcAAATGTTTCTcataagcttttttttttaatggcagaaataaaaaatctgaaattttttaGGAAGAACAGTTACCCTAGGAAGATCTGTCTCAGAAGTTCCAAAGCATTACTTGTCATGGACATCATCACATTCTCTCAAGTGTTCCAGTGTGCAATactgcatcttttttttttctcccatgtCATCTTAGAAACATATCATGAGGGACTCGAGTTCTCTCACAAAACCAATAAAAACCCATGAGCTGGCAGCGACTGCTTGGCAGAACTCTCATCAGTGTTGTTTTCATCCCATCGTCTGGTCCAAGACCGCTCTCTCCATGAACCATTCAtaacaaaaaaccaaaccaaataGCTGTGCACTTTTACTAGCGTGGTGGCCTCTCGAGAGATGaaaactttatatttatacatggaGGCAAACAGCGGTTGATAGAACCAAAGATGATTATTTTAACCCCTAATTATATATCTATTGTGTGTTGTTCACGTGTcatattaatgatttaattaagAAGTTTCATTGGAAACTTTTATgccatttaaatttttttctttttaaatgttacATTACCAACCAATGTGTTGGAAACATCCACTtaatcattttatcaatatctcatgtgctttatttattaatgatatttaCTAATTCATATTGGTTTTTTCATCATTATGGCCCAAGACTTTTTGTTGGGGATGAGTGCATATTGAATCGCTAGATTATGCACAGTCCTCCATTGTAGACTGGTTGTGAAGTTTGATTATTCCAAGctgtatttatgattttatttcgtCCAGTTACTTGATTTTACAAGATATATACAACAAATGGCTTTTTTATTgatgatttatttacaaatgattAACATGATGATCTCTTTGTGAAGATGAAAGCACCTATTTAtgagaactttttttttttttgcccttAAACTAAATCATGTGTACGCGGTGACTTACTGTAGTATACATAGCATTTATGAAGAGTTAATGGAATTTTAAGGATGTGTACTTGAGTCTAAAAAAGAACAAGAAAGAATTCCCCATAATTTTTTGGACATAATTCGATCAAATCCAATTAATTTTCCCAAACTAAACTTGTTTACCTATAGATTTCTTAGGCCTAGACCCAGTCTTGgagaaaaaagtatataaaacaCGTGTTCTGATTTCGGTGAAACACCTTGTCAAAGGTATGTTTTGGTAACAGAAGGTTGAATCTCTCTTGATCTCATGTCTTCACTTCTTACTGAACAAGCTAATTttgtcatttgatatttttcaacatgTAAGATGTCATTCAAATATGTAAATGGATCTCCAGAAAGGTCAACGCattttatgtttgactgttCTTTGTCttgggaaaaatgcattttatgtctttttattttatttttgtataaatgagtcattaatttttttttgtgttccAGAATAATCCCTAATTTGACCCCCTGTTCACATTTCACACATTACAATGGCCTTGATAGGTGCTGCATTATGTATCTTTGTCAGAATTTACACATTGAAAGAGGGGTAAATTTTTATAAGCAAACTCTAGCAATTTTCTTCCAAGTTCTTTTcttagagaaaaatattttggtgcAGCTTTCAAATCTTTTTCACAAGGTTATACTCTATACTTTTTAGAACAGATGGGaaagatttcaaataaaaattcatgGCTTAAAAAATGTAACCATATATGGTTATAATGTTCTCATGAAAAactgattctttttttttttatgggaGGGGCTACTTTTGAGCTCATTAAAACTCAGTGAGTCAAAGATGATGCTTCGCAATATTGACCACAACTTGAGTCATATTTAGGTTTTCTATGTTTTCTTTACTCATACACCAAATGACATTCAGAGCTATCAAAGCTATAAGTAATCTATTGATTTTTAGGCTTGAGCAATGAGCAATGCCTGATGATAAAATGTTGCCCAACCTTAGTAATTATGTACTAAAAATCAAACTAATCTGTTTTATGAGTCTTATTAAGGGACTTTATTAAGTGTCTTCCAGGTTTTGAACCTACCCTCCTCCTACACCCTTAAAAGTTTTGGggatttttttgggggggagggggggggggttgataaATTTCCTCCTTTTATTATTCAAATCATAGCAATAAATAACCAAAATGTGAGCTTCCTACATAAtttgcatatatttttatttcttgagaCAAGGGGAAGTGTAGATTATGTAACAACCAAAGAGGGAgggctgaattttttttttctggctTTGTATGTATGAGGAGAAGCTTCCAATTACTGTTGTAATGTTGCATAATTCAAA carries:
- the LOC128183158 gene encoding myoneurin-like, with translation MMEIETFTCLRSPESLPANHSPSLETRCHTNMVVDLQSQSPCNVPSDPSVHSSPHDFKSMPRESGRSPSPHEYKLLPPEGAITPSPENPPTIDYSDMPKESSYTGQSSPHSSPPNLSPETMGSETPEPECSPGASPSQSSDRHRSRRKPTLEDIVRRIGQNCEDSNSEEEEEEEEPQNDLMIDMRSAEEREEMMRENGEDEVDGAPPRESVIATLREQNLTNSVNLSEKSDILNKMVSEEEESMLSETSEREISKCTPLPKEKSSEDFNIAKKIKEMSDLADSFTSKSSELPGTPKLNGGWFPGPYPASFPIFPFQPNMEHHLAPNLFSLMDGKFPSPQEVEKDYLKCQYCERTFRRQKNLENHIENTHQGKTQTRRKTENGSNEMYFKCTHCPYTTKHQSNLYVHLRIHTGERPYICGACGVQYSQSHSLKSHIINKHDGIMSYYIKEKRNRSPRGMGYLQHVVPDVFNSSSAPTMVPPPSLSQSQGHLPPSSTPLQIHPSLLMPQGPMLPPQPMLSPKGMPQLSPQMNKSPHLSPMSKQHQQQQQQQQHPFCLSPQTPHRPHFQHMKSSPSHFINGHTSPIFNHNNNILNKAQMLEQHQPLSLVSHHKNQQTPLKEISNNNGNMQREGENGAIDLSKKPNNNAREPLEMTKNEADQLLKVMVNGGSCENCNHETKLRLLRQNVVRMLSILVPNLNFEEKGISAEGDSVDELLHDVIESNMQEDEMVE